The DNA window ACTCCTGGGAACGTTGAAATCTTTTCGTTGCCTTAAGGATGCTGCGTTCCTAGTAGAAATTGCCTAATTAAGCCAAGTTCGTTCTCACGCCTAGCCCAAAAAATTTCAGTATATATCAGGTAGagttaaaaaaacaaataaataaaaaaccaatctcaaaaaacattttcagggaccggaaacggaaatgtTAAGATTATAAATGGATTTCCCGTTTAAGGAAAAACAATTTCGAGTGGTAACAAAAGGCGTATCCGGTTGTTAATAGCCCATTCCGATGGCATTTATCTTGCTTCCGTAATCCTGCAGGTGATCTCTCGCTGGCACATGCAATACTGTGAACTTCTAGCCATAATTAAGGATAAGGACTTTAACGCGTGTCAGGCCACTATCCATTTTTTCTGTTATCCTGTTAGATAATTCCTATTTTGAACCGCTACTTGTGGCTGTTTCCCACGACAACTTATCTTTGTTAATTTTCCCACGAAAATGTAGTCTGTGTGGAACGTGCTTTTCAAAGATTTCCGGTTCCTTATTTGTATATCCTTCATTGTTGATCTTTTCAGTTGTAATACTCTAATAGCAAAACTGTTGTCTCAAGTGCAACCAATGAACATTTCCGGTTGGTAATAATTATGTGCTCAGGAATAAACATCATTCAGTTATCCTGCAGGTGTTTCATTAACGGCACATGTTTTGTGGCCTGGGTTTTGACAATAATTGGGAATAATGCCTGGGAAGAGTGTAGGCAAACGTGCCCATTTTTTTGTTATCCTGGTAGATGATTCCTAGTTTTATCTACCATTTGAGACTGTTTGCCACGACAACTGCCTTAATTTTCTCATGGAAAATAATTCTCTGCACCACAAAAATGTTTCTCAGTTCATTTTTTGTTGGGTATCCATATTTAGGTAAAATTTCAATACCGACTCTTAGGATGAAAAGATTTAATTTCCTAAACAAGAAATGTAATTTTAAGTGTTATTTCCGGCttctaataaatattttccattgaaatgCCTGCTAAATCCGAAATCCCACAGGTTATATTTTCATCTTTTGTCAATCATGAAGCGAAATGGTTCTCATTTTTTAAGACACGGGATTGGGTAGCACCTCGAGACACTTGTTGATTTTTCTATTAACCTGCtataaaaatgtcacattCCACCACCACTTGAGGTTACTTTCCACGACGACCAATCTTAGTCACTTTGAGATACCTTTGGTTCATACATTTTTCTTTGTTCTTATGATTTTCTCAATGATTTTCCTAGTTAATAAGACCAACGGCTTCTGAAATCCTGGTCGGTTTTCCACGAAggatttaataattttcacACTTTATAAACGTCAACAGGTTTGCTTACATTGACCAAATATATTCATTTCTGCGTTGATCAACTCTCAAAAGTAAAACAAGACTCTTTGGGTCGCCCTATTTTCCCATGAAATAAGTAGAGGAAACCTTTAAAGACGATCCTGTCATTTACTTTGTTCGCCTGGTACATGAgtattgtttttttcttgCTTAGACTATAACGAAACAATAGAAACACGTATTTTGTTAAATTCCCACgtgaaaaaaacattttttcccATGCATTAGTTTGCAGGAAAAGGATATTCGTGTGCACTGAGCCTTTTAAATGTTCCCAGGACTTGAGTGTAAGTACGACTcctttaaataaaactattttgAGGATCGTGTCAGTTTATTGTATTTGCCTGGTACAAGAGTACCATTTGCGTGTCAAAGTTCAAGAAATCTATTTTGTGTAATACCCATGCAACATGTTTGAGGAAGAAATTTCCAGGACTCTACATAGAAACATTCCTTGTGAAAACTCTTTGGAGTGTTCTGCTTCTTCATATGTTCGCCTGatacataattatttttccTTGAATAGCCGTAATTTTCACCCGATCGGCAGATGATTTTTCACATGACTTTATAGTTTCTGCCACGAGACATCTGCATTTTCCCAAGACCCAAACACAGGTAAGAATCCCTTTTGGAAATCTATTAAAAGCGTTCTTCTGCTTTTATGTTCGCCTAGTACATGAATAATAATTGGTGACGCATAAGTTCTTATTTTCACACGTTCTCTGCACAAAAACCTTTTCATAAATCTGCTTAATTTTCCCACGCAACAAGTTGTAGAAAATGCATTATCGTGTTCTTCATTCCAGCTGAATTTTCCCAGGACTCAACATCCCTTCGGGAAAACTATTTAGAACGTGCTGCTGCTTTTGATGTTTGCCTGGTACGCGACTATTGATTCTTCTTAGTTAAGATGTATTTTTCACACGATAGGCAGATGAATTTTCCCACATCTGCTCGAACTGCATTGAAAGTGTATTGGAAAATCATTTTCTTTCCCATGGAACAGGTGGCAGGAAGAGTCGTATCACCGTGTGATGCGGTCCAGCTGCTTGTTCTCAGGACCCATTAGCAGGTATGATCTCTCATAGGAAAAAATCAGTGACACGAGCTACGATTTATGCTGTTTGCCTGGTAAAAATGCTTACATTGTGAACATCTGGTTTGGAAAATTCACACGATCGGAAAATGATTAAGGGACCAAAAGCAGATGAAAACGTTCACACAGCTGCTGCGGCACCATCTCAATAGATCTTGATTTTAAAAAGGACCGTTTTTTAAACAACAAAAGGGAGGTTCCCTTTTGCAATCAACAGGTTTCCTGGAATTGGGTGTCGCTTTTGTACCGTGCTGCATTTTCCGATGCATATTTCAAACCAAATCAACAGGTAGTGCTGTTATAAGAAAATTCAATGAATGTGTTAGTTTTTGCTGTGAGCCTGGTGTTAGATTTTTCCgctgtaaaatatttttggaaaattCTCACGAACAGAACGGATTCGAGAATTACATTTTCCCACAGCTGCACCAGATGTCAAAACCAATTCTTTGTGCACGGTTTTTAAAGATTCTTTTTTTATGTGGGAGGTCTTTTCTTTGAAAAAATTGTAGCTGCACTTTTTTAAGACGCAAACAGGTAGAATTTGTAGATCCTCTTATTTTTCAGCTACAGATTTTTCTGAGAGCCTATTCCATGATTCTTCTGGGCTTCTAGTAGTTTTTAAAGTTCCCACGATCTTCAGAAGATTAAGGATCAGAGTCATATCCTTTCTTCTCATGTAGCAGGTCCTACCTACGTTTCTTTGAagattttccatttttcctgCACATCCAGTTTTCATTTATGGCCTCCTAGTCAAAACTTTAACGAAttggaaaactatttttacattttcacACGATCACTGAATAAAGGATACCAAAAATTCTCACGCTGTTTTCCAGAGACATGCAATGACTACCTGCTTGTGAGCATTTTCCAAACATTTTCCGAAATCATCGACTTTCTTTTCTGCTGGCCTATTACAAATTTTCGAAGGTTTCCCAAGCATCTGGAATATTTCACACGGTCAGCCCGTGTCAAGAGATCGATGGTTCAGGACCCCCGATTTTCTTTAGCCTGTGCCGATCTTTGTTCTCACGCATCTGCCATCAAGATAATGAAATGCGAGAACAGAAAACGTTTTAAAGAAAACCCACACACAAAGCGATCCCTGGTTGTATGTGATTTCAAATTCGGGGAAATAGTTCTATGAATTTGGAGATTAAGGCGGTCTCTTTGAATGGCTTAAATTCTAAAGATGGTTCGTGCGGGTACCTGAGAATGGTAGAAACACTGTTTGTCATCTCACTTTGCGTGGGCCTAATGTAGCTATTCTGAATGTTTCTGGGCTCCTGTTGGATTAGTTGTCTTCGGGCTTAAAAGAGAAAGGAATCAAAACATCGGAGATCTTGGCATATTTATTGGTGCTCTCCAGCTAATTGACAACCATTCAACTCAGCAGGTGGTAGATCGAAATTCGTTATATACTCCTCCTAAACAATTGCGCTGTTTATTCAGCTGtcgtttttttgtttcgaACATCAACACGCTTCTTAAGTATATAAATAACGAAGacaattatttttgttctttAAAAGCATTCAATctatcaataaaaaaatgttgttcttaagaaatatttatttttttattcgtCATTTAAATTGATTAAGCTActagatttatatttttattaaaagatAGAACTTGCTCTTTTAGAAATTAGCACAGTTCATAAAAAGTACTCGATGGATACAAATTTGGATATCCTGGTAttaaaaagtatgctacacaAATAGTTGTAAAAACACACTTTTAGATTAAGTCTGCTTTTTATATAATcggaataaacatttttttgttgcaTAGCCTAGTTGCAAAGCCTTTTAAGctcttttaaaaatcaatcaCGATTCTTATAAAGAAATAGACTCTATATACgaagtataatttaaattcaatcGTGTTAACATTTATCGGTTCAATCGGAACTCAACACAGTTTGTACTGTTTGTGACAAAGGTGAAAGGGTTTCGAATAGTATCATTTTGGGGATTGATCTCAGCCAGAGTTACATTTGCGACATTCGGGCACGAGGGCTTGTCAACGGAGCAGGTGATAGAGCCGCACACCAGTCTATTGGCAATGCAGGTGTCGATGAGTTGCAAGGCAACTTCCACTCTGGAGGTAATGGAGTACACCTGTCCAAAGGAGCACTGCCAGGAACTTCGCACACGGTTCTCGGCTGTACACTCGGAACTTTTAAGGTAGTTATTGAAGTTATTCTGGCTGGTCACCGTGTACTTATTAGCATCGCCAATCTATAAGTGCAAAATTCAGGTCAAAACTCAGGGATTTTCCAATTTGTATACTGTGTACTCACCACCTTGGTCACACAGAGCGTGTAGTTTAGCTGAGCAGTGGGATGAAGCTTTACGCATTGCGCCAGTCCGTTTTTCaagttatttttatagtaACTGTTTAGTGTGTTGTAGGTACTCTCAGGGGAGTTTAAGACCCCATTGATGTTTTCCGCACAGTTGGTAATGGAGGTTCTGGCGGCGCTCACCGTTGGGATGGTGCCGCTATAGTTTTGAACGCACTGTTTGCTCCAGGAATCGATCAGGGTGATGGGATCCAGCTGCGCGGAGGCTTGTTCTAGTTTTAACTGCATCGAATCCGCCTGAACTGTTAGTGCCTCAATTCGCTTGTTGAAAAGAATCCTAAAGTTGGCCAATTGATCTTCCAGTTGCTTGATCTTCGCATCGTACTGTCGCTGGTTCTGCAGTATATAGAGGTCCATGGATTGGGAGACATTCGACGCCTGGCCCACCACCAAGCTCAAAAGAGCCAAACTGATTGCTACACCTAAAAAGCTCGGCATCTTGACTGTGAATCGAACAATTGGGGACGCTCTGTTTATATAGACTCTCCACTCGTTTTCTTATCACTCTGTACTTCCCCTACAAAAGCCATATCAGCTGCATTGTATTTTGCGGGCATTGAAATCCCCTCCTATATTTTATTGTCTtccgttattttttaaattaaaaagttgttTACATAAGGATTGACGAGCTAGCACTTCGCAAGAATTTCTTAGGGTATCCTCTTATCATGGCTTTAGTATTTGCGCAAGgttgaaaataattaatttcgcACACTTGAAGCTCCAAAACAAGGTTATTTAGTGGAAACCCAATCTTTGGTAAATAAGCGAGTATTAAAAAGGGGAGTCCCAAAAGTTTACAACTACCTCATAAAGTTAAAGAACATTCTTTAAATTCTACCAGAAATGTAAATTCATATTATGGAAATCTAATAAATCAAAGCAATCGCACACAATTCTAAAAATTGCTAGCTTGAACTCTGAGTACCGTTTTTATCAACGGAATTTCTTAAGGGAATCCCATAGCTCAATATTAACATAATGATTGTAAATATTATCAGTTGCTGATGCGACTTGTAATAATAACCCTGTTTTCCCGTTCACCTCATAAAAGGCAATCTCAATTCTGTTGTTGATCTCaacaaatattataattatgaCTTTAATTTGCAAACCCGAACGAATAATTGCCCATAAAAGGTCACTGAATATCGGCACCGCCCACGCCAAACCGACCAAGGCGATTGCACAACGGAACTTTCTAGTATTTCAGTGATTTTTTGCTATTGTTTATTAAGTATACGAATAAATATCATAAACGGTAAAATACAACGAACGCTTAGGTTAGGGTACAATGAGAAACCAAAACAAACGCGAATTTGCAGGATTAGTCTGATTGAAACGGGAGGATCGGATCTCACTCAGTGCTGGACCAACTTGAAGCGGGCTGCCTCCGCGTAGTCCCTGGCATCGGAGAAGTTCCGCTCCGGCTTGATGCGCACATCGGTGGGATCGGTGACGAATTCGCCGCTCCAGGTGGGCGGAAGTACAGT is part of the Drosophila subpulchrella strain 33 F10 #4 breed RU33 unplaced genomic scaffold, RU_Dsub_v1.1 Primary Assembly Seq24, whole genome shotgun sequence genome and encodes:
- the LOC119559444 gene encoding uncharacterized protein LOC119559444, whose translation is MPSFLGVAISLALLSLVVGQASNVSQSMDLYILQNQRQYDAKIKQLEDQLANFRILFNKRIEALTVQADSMQLKLEQASAQLDPITLIDSWSKQCVQNYSGTIPTVSAARTSITNCAENINGVLNSPESTYNTLNSYYKNNLKNGLAQCVKLHPTAQLNYTLCVTKVIGDANKYTVTSQNNFNNYLKSSECTAENRVRSSWQCSFGQVYSITSRVEVALQLIDTCIANRLVCGSITCSVDKPSCPNVANVTLAEINPQNDTIRNPFTFVTNSTNCVEFRLNR